Proteins encoded in a region of the Paenibacillus sp. W2I17 genome:
- a CDS encoding carbohydrate ABC transporter permease, translating to MQTAKSMEQPNAAIQHYTNTRRLTAGKIIIYLLLIGLAVLCIIPFYLMLIYSTHNNATIASTFTFLPGSFLVDNYMNMVSKINIWRGFANSIFIAGTSTVLSLYIGALTAYGFAKFKFKGRNGLFLFLLATMMVPGQLALIGVYRLFSMMGLLDSYAAIILPAAANAFNVFFIKQFMESSIPDEIIESARVDSAGEFRTFNQIVLPILGPAIAALGIFTFIGSWNNFLTPLVLFFSLDKYPLPVLVALVQGYYGMDYGLLYLGVAISILPIIIVFSIFSKQIIGSVALGAVKG from the coding sequence ATGCAAACTGCGAAATCAATGGAACAACCAAATGCAGCGATTCAACATTATACCAACACAAGGCGACTAACGGCGGGCAAGATCATCATTTATCTGTTACTGATTGGTCTAGCCGTACTCTGTATTATTCCGTTCTATCTGATGCTCATCTATTCCACACATAATAATGCAACGATTGCTTCGACGTTTACATTTCTCCCTGGATCATTCTTGGTTGATAACTATATGAACATGGTATCCAAAATCAACATATGGCGTGGGTTTGCCAACAGCATATTTATTGCCGGAACATCGACCGTATTATCTCTGTATATTGGGGCTCTAACTGCCTATGGATTTGCCAAATTTAAATTCAAAGGACGAAACGGATTGTTCCTGTTTCTGTTAGCAACCATGATGGTACCGGGTCAACTGGCTTTGATTGGCGTATATCGACTATTCAGCATGATGGGACTTCTGGATAGTTATGCCGCAATTATTTTGCCTGCTGCGGCTAACGCATTTAATGTATTTTTTATCAAACAGTTCATGGAGAGCAGCATCCCGGATGAGATTATTGAATCTGCGCGGGTGGACAGTGCCGGTGAGTTCCGGACGTTCAATCAGATTGTACTGCCTATTCTGGGGCCCGCGATCGCCGCCCTTGGCATATTTACGTTTATCGGATCATGGAATAATTTTCTAACACCGCTGGTGCTATTTTTCTCCCTGGATAAATATCCGCTTCCGGTATTGGTTGCGCTAGTGCAGGGGTACTATGGGATGGATTATGGGCTCTTGTATTTGGGTGTAGCGATCTCAATCCTGCCTATTATTATTGTATTCTCTATATTTTCTAAACAGATTATTGGGAGTGTTGCTTTGGGTGCTGTGAAAGGATAG
- a CDS encoding carbohydrate ABC transporter permease — MFAKTIRKDHYGYYFIAPFFIIFTIFGLYPILYSLYISFTNFDGITTPDFVGIGNYVAVLQDPLFYKTLFNTLFIWGVSVVPQLTISLVLAFILNDKLLKGRDFFRAVYFFPNIVTAASLGLLVSLIFDWQSGGLNHFLVQTGIIQDPINWKNDPWFMRLIVSSILFFQYFGYSMVIYLAGLQGIDPSLLEAAQMDGAKKKHIFIHIIVPMLRPIILFQMITSIIGGIQIFDQPFTLTNGNGGPDRAAMTSIMYLYNVAFQSTRFGYGAAIAFCLFIIIILLSVASFIMTKRKSRS; from the coding sequence ATGTTTGCCAAAACGATTCGCAAGGACCATTACGGCTACTACTTCATTGCTCCGTTTTTTATTATTTTCACCATTTTTGGGCTGTATCCCATTTTATATTCGCTCTACATCAGTTTCACCAACTTTGATGGGATCACGACACCTGACTTTGTGGGGATCGGTAACTACGTTGCCGTATTACAAGACCCGTTGTTCTACAAAACCTTGTTTAATACGTTATTCATCTGGGGCGTATCTGTAGTTCCACAGCTCACAATCTCACTTGTGTTGGCTTTTATCTTGAATGATAAGCTGCTCAAAGGACGGGACTTTTTCAGAGCCGTATACTTTTTTCCCAACATCGTTACGGCCGCATCACTTGGATTGCTTGTCAGCTTGATTTTTGACTGGCAGTCTGGCGGACTGAATCATTTTTTGGTGCAGACTGGCATAATACAAGATCCAATTAACTGGAAAAATGATCCCTGGTTTATGCGTCTGATTGTATCATCCATTTTGTTTTTTCAATACTTTGGCTATTCGATGGTCATCTACCTAGCTGGTCTTCAGGGCATTGACCCTTCCTTGCTGGAGGCTGCCCAGATGGATGGCGCGAAAAAGAAACATATTTTCATTCATATTATCGTGCCGATGCTTCGTCCAATTATTCTGTTTCAGATGATTACATCCATTATTGGGGGCATCCAGATTTTCGATCAGCCATTTACACTAACCAACGGCAATGGCGGTCCTGACCGGGCAGCCATGACCAGTATTATGTATCTCTATAATGTAGCATTTCAGAGCACGCGTTTTGGTTACGGCGCTGCCATCGCATTTTGCCTGTTCATCATTATCATATTGTTGTCTGTTGCATCCTTCATCATGACCAAGCGCAAGAGCCGTTCATAG
- a CDS encoding ABC transporter substrate-binding protein — protein MKKLFKPTIVFVCAAMLLAGCQFSPSNQTKQQEITVWSFTDEAGYAIEKFEQKYPDIKVNFVNIPGNFYITKLKSALQTTSKAPDVFMIENANIRELIDVPYLENLSASPYNANELIQEQYAFVQANEQDSEGNVRAIGYQGTPGGIYYRRDLAKKYLGTDDPEQVGSQIDTWEKIFEIGEKVQQLSGNKVHALANWNAISNSYDGIPWVKDGKLVIDPTYLEVLDLVREARERNVLAEYEDGSAGYAASMQKGEVMFYPGATWGLQYTFKANAPDTEGMWGLAQGPSTFSSGGTYIAMYSKSEKKDLAWKFIEFYNFDHDFLSELAKEQDYFTSNMVVNDELAPSLSSSYLGGQKHFEFFSEAAKRVPVYERTKYDATINNDIYKIVLQLYLNKDIQTKEEVVKRIKRDVTLRFPELEVD, from the coding sequence ATGAAGAAGTTGTTTAAGCCAACTATTGTATTTGTATGTGCAGCGATGTTGTTAGCTGGTTGTCAGTTCAGCCCATCGAATCAAACCAAGCAACAGGAAATTACCGTGTGGAGTTTTACAGATGAAGCAGGGTACGCCATCGAGAAATTCGAACAGAAATATCCTGACATCAAAGTGAACTTTGTCAACATCCCCGGTAATTTCTATATCACCAAGCTGAAATCTGCGCTACAGACAACCTCGAAGGCTCCAGATGTATTTATGATTGAAAATGCGAATATTCGAGAGCTGATTGACGTTCCATATCTGGAGAATTTATCAGCTTCGCCGTATAACGCCAATGAACTTATCCAGGAACAATATGCTTTTGTTCAGGCCAATGAACAGGACAGTGAGGGAAATGTCAGAGCGATAGGTTATCAGGGAACACCAGGGGGCATCTACTATCGTCGGGATTTGGCGAAGAAATATCTGGGCACCGATGATCCTGAGCAGGTGGGTTCACAGATCGATACATGGGAGAAGATCTTCGAGATTGGAGAGAAGGTGCAGCAACTTAGCGGGAATAAAGTACATGCATTGGCGAATTGGAATGCTATATCGAATTCATATGATGGTATACCTTGGGTGAAGGACGGCAAACTTGTCATCGATCCAACGTACTTGGAAGTGCTCGATCTTGTACGTGAAGCACGTGAGCGGAATGTACTTGCCGAGTATGAAGATGGAAGTGCAGGTTACGCTGCATCCATGCAAAAAGGAGAGGTCATGTTTTATCCCGGGGCAACCTGGGGTTTGCAATATACGTTCAAGGCAAACGCTCCGGATACCGAAGGCATGTGGGGCTTAGCCCAGGGTCCGTCAACCTTTAGTTCAGGTGGAACCTATATCGCGATGTACAGTAAAAGTGAGAAAAAGGATCTGGCCTGGAAGTTTATTGAGTTCTATAATTTTGACCACGACTTTCTGTCCGAGTTAGCGAAAGAACAGGATTATTTCACCAGCAACATGGTTGTGAATGATGAACTTGCCCCGTCTCTCTCATCGTCTTATTTGGGAGGACAGAAGCATTTCGAGTTTTTCTCGGAGGCTGCAAAACGGGTACCTGTATACGAACGCACCAAATATGATGCCACGATTAACAATGATATCTACAAGATTGTACTCCAGTTATATCTCAATAAGGACATTCAGACCAAGGAAGAAGTCGTAAAGCGAATCAAACGTGATGTCACCTTGAGATTTCCGGAACTGGAAGTGGATTAG
- a CDS encoding AraC family transcriptional regulator — protein MGVPTFLETGHMQEGFPIRVIHTGNQFNYAAHWHDEVELVLVNGKSARIGVNDHVCELEKGDVLLIKPGDVHCFLPGTEHLTIILFRLELLTGSFTTEAEIQDLGQLFNKTTVIPSNTGSQSNLTQYIDDIITEKKDQKPGYRWLMVSRLYDLIILLLRTKVPVITDESSSSGWACTSSKKFEFLESVCEYLEEHYAEPIKLEQVAEHIKFSKFHVCKLFKEIKGVTLMEYLNHFRIIKSEWALLFRQDTILEIAIGHGFNNVNSYNRLFKKYNDCTPSEFRKKHRTNITKYGG, from the coding sequence ATGGGCGTACCCACTTTTTTGGAGACAGGCCATATGCAAGAAGGTTTTCCCATTCGGGTAATTCATACAGGAAATCAGTTCAATTATGCTGCACACTGGCATGATGAGGTTGAACTGGTTCTCGTCAATGGAAAGAGCGCCAGAATTGGCGTGAACGACCACGTGTGTGAGTTGGAAAAAGGGGATGTGCTGCTGATCAAACCAGGGGATGTGCACTGCTTTTTGCCGGGGACCGAACATTTGACCATTATCTTGTTCCGACTCGAATTGTTAACCGGGAGTTTCACGACCGAAGCTGAAATTCAGGATCTCGGACAACTTTTCAACAAAACAACTGTTATTCCCTCGAATACGGGAAGTCAGAGCAATCTGACTCAATATATAGATGACATCATTACCGAGAAGAAAGATCAGAAGCCGGGATACCGATGGTTAATGGTATCCAGGTTGTATGATCTCATCATACTTTTACTACGTACAAAAGTACCAGTTATCACCGATGAATCTTCCTCATCAGGATGGGCATGTACTTCTTCCAAAAAATTTGAATTCCTTGAATCGGTCTGTGAATACCTGGAGGAGCACTATGCTGAGCCCATTAAGCTGGAACAGGTGGCGGAACATATTAAATTCAGCAAGTTCCATGTCTGCAAGCTGTTCAAAGAGATCAAGGGAGTAACACTGATGGAATACTTGAATCATTTTCGAATTATCAAGTCCGAGTGGGCCTTATTGTTCCGTCAGGATACGATTCTGGAGATTGCGATCGGACACGGATTTAACAATGTTAACTCCTATAATCGTCTTTTTAAAAAATATAATGACTGCACACCCTCCGAATTTCGTAAGAAACATCGTACGAATATCACAAAATATGGAGGGTAA
- a CDS encoding LacI family DNA-binding transcriptional regulator: protein MMTTIKDVAKMAGVASSTVSCVLNDKGNVSEPTRLRVLEAASQLNYVRHGPASELKRNSTQTIGVIVHDMSSPYFSDLVNGIETVVMSHGYDMIVCSSLGGEKSTAHRYIRERRIDGAIVIAQNIQDQLLVEASEAGFPIVVMDRDLDAQHIVKVLMSDTQGGYLATRYLIDKGHRTIAYISGPSQSECNLHRYQGYLKALKEAGIEENPEWKIGGQYMKQDGYDAAKKLLEGELPSAVFFANDEMAIGGLEAFREHDISIPEQLSVIGFDNIPASQYMNPPLTTFRQPKRDAGQLAGHVLFQLLNGEIVETLYTLDIQCVERDSVRLLNLS, encoded by the coding sequence ATGATGACAACGATTAAAGATGTAGCCAAGATGGCTGGTGTAGCCAGTTCGACCGTATCTTGCGTACTCAACGATAAAGGGAATGTAAGTGAGCCGACAAGACTCCGAGTACTTGAGGCAGCGAGTCAACTCAATTATGTTAGGCATGGTCCTGCATCGGAATTAAAACGAAATAGTACACAAACCATTGGTGTTATTGTCCATGACATGTCCAGTCCGTATTTCTCGGATTTGGTGAACGGAATAGAAACCGTCGTCATGAGTCATGGATACGATATGATCGTATGTAGTTCGTTGGGTGGAGAGAAGTCGACAGCCCATCGTTACATTCGTGAACGAAGAATTGACGGAGCTATTGTTATCGCTCAGAATATTCAAGATCAGTTGCTTGTTGAAGCATCTGAAGCAGGGTTTCCGATTGTTGTCATGGATCGGGATCTGGATGCTCAACATATTGTAAAGGTTTTGATGAGTGATACGCAAGGCGGTTACTTGGCTACCCGTTATCTGATCGATAAAGGGCATCGGACAATAGCTTATATTAGTGGCCCGTCACAATCGGAATGTAATCTCCATCGTTATCAAGGTTATTTGAAAGCCTTAAAGGAGGCAGGCATCGAAGAGAACCCCGAATGGAAAATTGGCGGACAATACATGAAGCAAGATGGGTACGATGCAGCCAAGAAACTGCTTGAAGGAGAGTTGCCATCCGCTGTATTTTTTGCAAATGATGAAATGGCGATCGGCGGCTTGGAAGCCTTCAGGGAGCATGATATTTCAATACCTGAGCAGTTATCCGTAATTGGCTTTGACAATATACCTGCATCTCAATACATGAATCCACCTCTAACCACATTTCGTCAGCCGAAGAGGGATGCAGGCCAGCTTGCAGGTCATGTTCTCTTCCAATTGTTGAACGGAGAGATCGTAGAGACGTTATATACACTGGACATCCAATGCGTGGAACGTGATTCTGTTCGGCTCCTCAACCTGAGTTGA
- a CDS encoding MaoC family dehydratase encodes MRFSEYIIGQRYETTSLRLSKRDIIEFATIYDPQYMHLDEEKAKQGRFGSLIASGMQTMNISFKLWIEVGVYGEHVVAGTGMNNIQFLKPVFPDDELHVIAEVIGLSPRRKGNGIVTVLLSTFNQKNQKVFQAELSALIDN; translated from the coding sequence ATGAGATTTAGTGAATATATAATAGGTCAGCGTTACGAAACCACATCCTTGAGATTATCCAAGCGTGATATTATTGAGTTTGCCACAATCTATGACCCACAGTACATGCATTTGGATGAGGAAAAGGCCAAGCAAGGCCGCTTTGGCAGTTTAATTGCTTCTGGCATGCAAACGATGAATATCTCCTTTAAATTATGGATTGAGGTTGGGGTCTATGGAGAGCATGTCGTGGCGGGCACCGGAATGAATAACATTCAATTCCTGAAACCTGTCTTTCCGGATGATGAACTTCATGTCATTGCAGAAGTCATTGGACTGTCTCCCAGACGAAAAGGAAATGGGATTGTTACGGTGCTGCTGAGTACTTTCAATCAGAAAAATCAAAAGGTATTTCAGGCAGAATTAAGTGCATTAATCGATAATTAA
- a CDS encoding PLP-dependent aminotransferase family protein, with amino-acid sequence MNYSFSNRIAALQPSIIREILKASSGQNVIPFSAGNPAPETFPIEAIRTFTQSILEHDPVTALQYGITEGYVPLREALTQHLKTGFDTGKPSDQLFIVSGAQQGIELACKVFCNEGDTIICESPSFIGSLNSFRASGAKLAGVPMEMDGMDIEKLEQALQTEPNVKLIYVIPSFQNPTGVTTSLAKRKAIYELAKKYGVMILEDNPYGELRFNGDDVPTIKSMDDEGLVIYVGSFSKILSAGLRVGFVQAPHEVVEKMVVAKQGEDVHTAMLPQILAYKFMTEYDYAGHINSIREVYRRKATLMMDKLQEHMGESITYTQPDGGLFLWCDLPVHVPMLDYAKTAAAQGVAVVPGNAFLVNEQDPCNAIRLNFSTPSDEQIVKGVEILGQVLKGYNA; translated from the coding sequence ATGAACTATTCATTTTCCAATCGTATCGCAGCACTGCAACCATCCATTATTCGTGAGATTCTGAAGGCTTCTTCGGGACAAAATGTGATTCCATTCTCCGCGGGAAATCCTGCTCCGGAAACCTTTCCTATTGAGGCGATTCGCACATTCACTCAATCCATTCTGGAGCATGACCCGGTCACAGCTCTGCAATATGGGATTACGGAAGGATATGTTCCCCTTAGGGAAGCATTGACTCAACATTTGAAGACAGGTTTTGATACGGGTAAACCATCCGATCAATTGTTCATCGTATCTGGAGCGCAGCAGGGGATTGAACTGGCCTGTAAAGTGTTCTGTAATGAAGGGGACACGATTATCTGTGAGAGTCCGAGCTTTATCGGTTCCCTGAACTCCTTCCGGGCATCCGGTGCAAAGCTTGCCGGTGTTCCGATGGAGATGGACGGTATGGATATCGAGAAGCTGGAACAGGCACTGCAAACGGAGCCCAATGTGAAACTGATCTACGTGATCCCGAGTTTTCAGAATCCGACTGGTGTAACAACGAGTCTTGCAAAACGTAAGGCCATATACGAACTGGCTAAGAAGTATGGCGTTATGATATTGGAAGATAACCCGTACGGAGAACTTCGATTCAATGGAGATGATGTGCCAACCATCAAGTCTATGGATGATGAGGGTCTGGTCATCTATGTTGGATCATTCTCCAAAATTCTGTCGGCTGGACTGCGCGTTGGTTTTGTACAAGCGCCCCATGAAGTCGTGGAGAAGATGGTTGTTGCCAAACAGGGAGAAGACGTACATACGGCCATGCTTCCACAGATTCTGGCATACAAGTTCATGACAGAGTATGACTACGCGGGGCATATTAACAGCATTCGTGAGGTCTATCGGAGAAAAGCAACATTGATGATGGACAAGCTGCAAGAGCATATGGGTGAGTCCATTACCTATACCCAACCGGATGGTGGACTGTTCCTCTGGTGTGATCTGCCAGTACATGTGCCAATGCTTGATTATGCCAAGACAGCGGCAGCTCAAGGGGTTGCGGTTGTACCGGGAAATGCATTCCTGGTGAACGAGCAAGACCCTTGTAATGCCATCAGACTTAATTTCTCAACTCCGTCAGACGAACAGATTGTCAAGGGCGTAGAGATTTTGGGGCAGGTATTGAAAGGGTATAACGCTTAA
- a CDS encoding NAD(P)/FAD-dependent oxidoreductase translates to MSKSIDVIVIGAGIAGSTCAMQLAGKGHRTLLLDRQEFPRHKTCGEFMSPETKEMLEVLDIHLLDQSKKPSTMDHAKIVMPQGGVIEAPLPGFAYGISRYELDQILHLKALEAGAQIVTKATITSIEQLEDASYEVQVKQGDERISYRAKAVIGAHGTKKPRGMASAPDLRDQTVYVGVKSHFSGIEIPARVELYFCEGGYVGISPIEDGIVNVAALLTLDTVQGSGKSVNDILQAASLTNVSLAARLAEGKPVDGTQVSIAPLHLSNVPEPWSQYPHIGDAMLMIPPLCGDGMSIALRSSLLCARWTDKYLQGDIEHADWQSNYTLEASREFTQLLRRARRIQKLAFAKTNKFYPGLARMIPGLAAYVVKATRLSEMNAAR, encoded by the coding sequence GTGTCGAAATCGATAGATGTGATTGTCATCGGAGCCGGAATTGCCGGCAGTACATGTGCAATGCAACTGGCAGGAAAAGGCCATCGGACCCTTTTGCTGGATCGCCAGGAGTTCCCGCGGCACAAAACCTGCGGTGAGTTCATGTCACCCGAAACCAAGGAGATGTTAGAAGTTCTGGATATTCACCTTCTAGACCAGTCGAAGAAACCCAGCACCATGGATCATGCCAAAATCGTTATGCCACAAGGCGGAGTGATCGAAGCACCGCTGCCGGGATTCGCATATGGCATAAGTCGATATGAGCTGGACCAGATTTTGCATCTGAAGGCTCTGGAGGCCGGAGCCCAGATTGTGACCAAAGCGACCATAACGAGCATCGAGCAGCTTGAGGATGCCAGTTATGAGGTTCAGGTGAAACAGGGAGATGAGCGGATCAGTTACAGAGCCAAAGCCGTTATCGGGGCACATGGGACCAAAAAACCACGCGGGATGGCTTCCGCACCTGATCTACGGGACCAAACCGTATACGTTGGCGTTAAGTCCCACTTCAGCGGGATAGAGATTCCCGCACGGGTAGAGTTATATTTTTGCGAGGGTGGTTACGTGGGCATTTCCCCGATTGAGGATGGCATTGTGAATGTCGCCGCATTGTTGACACTGGATACCGTTCAGGGAAGTGGCAAGTCTGTAAACGATATTTTACAGGCGGCATCCCTGACAAACGTGAGTTTGGCAGCCCGTTTAGCCGAAGGAAAGCCTGTAGATGGAACGCAAGTGTCGATTGCACCGCTGCATCTGTCCAATGTTCCAGAACCGTGGTCCCAATATCCGCATATTGGGGATGCCATGCTGATGATACCGCCCTTATGTGGAGACGGAATGTCCATTGCCCTTCGCTCTTCACTCCTGTGTGCAAGGTGGACTGACAAGTACCTGCAAGGCGACATTGAACATGCCGATTGGCAGAGTAATTACACGCTGGAAGCAAGCCGTGAATTCACTCAATTGCTCAGACGCGCAAGAAGAATTCAAAAGCTGGCTTTTGCTAAAACCAATAAATTCTATCCTGGTCTGGCCCGGATGATCCCCGGTCTAGCTGCTTATGTTGTGAAGGCCACGCGGTTATCCGAGATGAACGCAGCGCGCTAA
- a CDS encoding methyltransferase domain-containing protein produces the protein MSFFRTLSIRAKEDELMDDFSLGGEELREALRHLRRLNKIFAAPGPTLAGVEKLWNSVGRPVKLTLLDVGAGSGDVNQKLLQWADRQGVQLEITLVDLTEEACEEARKLFRDEPRVRVQRADLTQLPDASADIVTGSQFVHHFDGDQLVDMVSHMLRASRYGVVINDIHRHPVSYKAVWITTRMISRNRYIRHDGPLSVAKGFTGRDWKELKQRLNHNTMTYEWKPLFRYSVVIPTKGR, from the coding sequence ATGTCCTTTTTTAGAACATTGTCCATTCGAGCCAAGGAAGATGAACTGATGGATGACTTTTCTCTGGGAGGGGAGGAGCTGCGTGAAGCGCTTAGACATCTGAGACGTCTTAACAAAATATTTGCAGCACCTGGCCCAACTCTGGCTGGTGTAGAGAAGTTATGGAACTCAGTCGGCAGGCCGGTTAAGCTGACCCTACTGGATGTGGGGGCAGGTTCAGGAGATGTGAACCAGAAACTACTGCAATGGGCAGATCGTCAGGGTGTTCAGCTGGAAATTACGCTGGTTGATCTGACGGAAGAAGCGTGTGAGGAAGCGAGAAAACTATTCCGTGACGAACCCCGAGTCCGGGTACAACGTGCCGATCTTACACAACTGCCGGATGCTTCAGCAGATATCGTGACAGGTTCCCAGTTTGTGCATCATTTTGACGGAGATCAACTGGTTGATATGGTTTCTCATATGTTGCGAGCATCCAGATACGGTGTCGTTATTAATGATATTCACCGTCATCCCGTATCCTATAAGGCGGTCTGGATTACTACACGGATGATCTCGCGCAATCGTTATATTCGTCATGATGGGCCTCTTTCTGTAGCCAAAGGTTTTACAGGGAGGGATTGGAAGGAACTTAAACAACGTCTCAATCATAATACGATGACCTATGAATGGAAGCCCTTATTCCGTTACTCTGTTGTTATTCCCACGAAAGGCAGGTGA
- a CDS encoding type III polyketide synthase, translating to MNQYNSPSDIAILGMGTALPAHPVAQSDIAELIASSLQDRPDLARFARRIFKSCGVETRYTVEPSYLGSLEECRYLPSGERSDIPTTEERMNTYKREALPLGIEAAEKALEDSGVSPKSITHIITVSCTGQYLPGLDVMLIRHLGLSARVNRLPLIFQGCAAGLKAIQMARDVVQGAPGSQVLVVCVELCTIHFQPVQDREALFAASFFGDAASSCVVGTPEPQHKNVLSLGTGYSVLLPDSTEDMTWEVGNLGYDLYLSPRIPKLLGAHLEEELRLLLQSEQLPELWAIHPGGRGIVDSVQNVMKLRDEQTKYSRDVLRTYGNLSSNTILFVLNAMREDMKAQGQSSTDGVAMAFGPGLTAELMKFTYVPSLSSVMEEHDHVLF from the coding sequence ATGAACCAATATAACAGTCCATCCGATATCGCGATTCTTGGCATGGGAACGGCTCTACCTGCTCACCCCGTAGCGCAGTCAGATATTGCAGAATTAATCGCTTCTTCTCTTCAGGATCGGCCAGATTTGGCCCGTTTTGCCAGGCGCATATTCAAGTCCTGTGGTGTTGAAACACGATATACTGTGGAACCGAGCTATCTCGGTTCACTGGAAGAATGCCGATATCTGCCCTCTGGTGAGCGATCAGACATCCCGACAACCGAAGAACGAATGAATACATACAAGCGGGAGGCGCTTCCGCTCGGGATTGAGGCGGCAGAAAAAGCCCTGGAGGATTCAGGCGTATCTCCAAAGAGCATCACGCATATCATCACGGTCAGCTGCACCGGTCAATATCTGCCGGGTCTTGATGTTATGCTCATCCGTCATTTGGGTTTGTCTGCCCGAGTTAATCGACTGCCGCTGATCTTTCAGGGGTGTGCCGCAGGGTTGAAAGCCATTCAGATGGCACGAGATGTCGTGCAGGGAGCTCCCGGATCACAGGTACTTGTTGTCTGTGTAGAGTTGTGCACCATTCATTTTCAGCCCGTACAAGATCGGGAAGCGCTGTTTGCAGCTTCATTCTTCGGAGACGCTGCTTCTTCCTGTGTAGTGGGTACACCAGAACCTCAGCACAAGAATGTTCTGAGTCTAGGCACGGGTTATTCTGTGCTTCTTCCGGATTCGACTGAAGATATGACCTGGGAGGTGGGGAATCTGGGGTATGACCTGTATCTATCCCCACGTATTCCGAAGCTGTTAGGTGCTCATCTGGAAGAGGAACTACGTCTTTTATTGCAAAGTGAACAGCTGCCTGAACTGTGGGCCATTCATCCGGGAGGACGTGGGATTGTGGACTCTGTGCAGAATGTAATGAAGCTGCGAGACGAGCAAACGAAGTATAGCAGGGATGTCCTCAGAACGTATGGTAACTTATCTTCCAATACCATTCTGTTTGTACTGAACGCGATGCGTGAGGACATGAAGGCACAGGGTCAATCCTCTACGGATGGTGTAGCCATGGCATTTGGACCGGGACTCACCGCAGAGTTGATGAAATTCACTTATGTCCCCTCATTATCTTCAGTGATGGAGGAGCATGATCATGTCCTTTTTTAG
- a CDS encoding alpha/beta hydrolase: MDQQQQLAMVQRMRQNVVGTGAALQPSSTYAVTVKEVMIPTTKGDTRVLVYTPDRDHSAPLPVFFNMHGGGFILGQAEMDDPWCRLIADRSDCVVVNIDYSLAPEHKFPTAVHECYDVVQWVHANPESFSVNPSLFAIGGHSAGGNLAAAVCLLNQQRGSELPIVLQVMDYAVLDVATDPAEKPSFEEAIPADIARTFNAMYLETPEDAQDPLASPVFATSLEGLPEALIITAEKDSLAQEARTYAAKLEASGVKVTLKEYEGAAHGFTHFGDLQMAEDAWYRMSDKIREAFSK, translated from the coding sequence ATGGATCAACAACAACAATTGGCAATGGTACAACGTATGCGTCAAAATGTCGTCGGTACAGGTGCAGCTCTTCAACCCAGTTCCACGTATGCGGTCACAGTAAAAGAAGTCATGATTCCTACGACTAAAGGGGATACACGTGTACTTGTGTATACACCGGATAGGGACCATTCCGCTCCTCTGCCGGTCTTCTTTAATATGCATGGGGGTGGTTTCATCTTGGGACAAGCAGAGATGGATGACCCATGGTGTCGCTTGATCGCTGATCGATCTGATTGTGTGGTCGTTAATATCGATTACAGTCTTGCACCAGAGCACAAGTTCCCAACGGCGGTCCATGAATGTTACGACGTTGTACAGTGGGTGCACGCCAATCCGGAATCCTTCTCGGTTAACCCGTCTCTATTCGCTATTGGGGGGCATAGTGCTGGTGGTAATCTTGCTGCAGCAGTGTGTTTACTGAATCAGCAACGTGGTAGCGAGCTGCCGATTGTTCTGCAAGTTATGGATTATGCCGTATTGGATGTGGCTACAGATCCGGCCGAAAAACCGAGTTTTGAAGAAGCCATTCCAGCCGATATCGCCAGAACGTTCAATGCCATGTACCTTGAAACGCCAGAAGATGCGCAAGACCCGTTGGCTTCACCTGTGTTTGCAACATCATTAGAGGGACTTCCAGAAGCATTGATTATTACCGCGGAGAAAGATTCACTAGCCCAAGAAGCAAGAACATATGCAGCAAAGCTGGAAGCAAGCGGTGTGAAGGTGACTCTTAAGGAGTACGAGGGAGCTGCTCATGGATTTACGCATTTTGGGGATCTCCAGATGGCTGAGGATGCCTGGTACCGAATGAGTGACAAGATCAGAGAAGCATTTTCCAAATAA